A region of Solanum dulcamara chromosome 7, daSolDulc1.2, whole genome shotgun sequence DNA encodes the following proteins:
- the LOC129894062 gene encoding nuclear pore complex protein NUP96 isoform X3 has translation MEVDLGAPEQLIVSQSQCKRRKISALDPILGENEAALPTLRSPDYFTDPCLSELAIRELMSSGYCSKVENFTVGRFGYGFVKFSGETDVRGLDLDRIVKFSRHEVIVYEDENDKPPVGMGLNKPAEVTLLLEIRSAKHYDVDSSGEMVERLRLRTERQGARFISFDPSNGEWKFFVQHFSRFGLNEEEDEDMITDDVSPEVQDPVDINGEDVSDIDEETFLANTTDLSHSLPAHLGLDPVKMKEMRMLMFPAEEEDIDDYHDVPFDRKPQFSKESSKSPLQHKYQRVSPPLTRKTPLALIEYKHGSFGSDSAGSILMTQQNKGVLLKTTKTEGFKLVVRQQTPISGSYSCNVVDAGLFMGRSFGVGWGPNGVLIHSGAPVGSKDNQSLSSIINLEKVAFDQVARDENKKFREELVDLCFDSALHLHKEISHETKEFGEGPFALKLQRLVCDRQMLSDVCRSYIGVIERQLEVPDLSPASRIFLMHQAMIWELIKVLFSSRQLSGKLKSLEDEDEEDMIPDARETASDVDPEALPLIRRAEFSFWLQESVCHRVQEEVSSLNDSSDLQHMFLLLTGRQLDAAVELAASRGDVRLAMLLSQAGGSMVDRSDVARQLDIWRVNGLDFNFVETERIRVLELVAGNIHRALHDVDIDWKRFLGLLMWYQLPPETELPVVFRTYQRLLNEGKAPSPVPVYIDEGPIELSMNWHAVKHFDLSYYLMLLHANQEIDFSALKTMFCAFASTNDPLDYHMIWHQRAVLEAIGAFSSNDLHVLDISFISQLLCLGQCHWAVYVVLHMPHREDCPYLQAALIREILFQYCETWSSQDLQRQFIEDLGIPSAWLNEALATYFNYYFEFPKALEHFLECGKWQKAHTIFMTSVAHSLFLSEEHSEIWRLTASMEDHKSEIEDWDLGAGIYISFYLLRSSLQEDNDAMNQVDTLENKDNACADFIRWLNNSLAVWTSRLPVKARKEWN, from the exons ATGGAGGTTGATTTAGGGGCTCCTGAACAACTTATTGTTTCTCAATCTCAatgtaaaagaagaaaaatttcTGCTTTAGATCCGATTTTGGGCGAGAATGAAGCTGCTTTACCTACCTTGCGATCTCCTGATTATTTTACTGACCCATGCTTGAGTGAATTGGCTATTCGGGAGCTTATGAGCTCAGGGTATTGCAgcaaagttgaaaattttactGTTGGGAGGTTTGGTTATGGGTTTGTCAAATTTTCTGGGGAAACAGATGTTAGGGGGTTGGATTTGgatcgaattgtcaagtttagCAGACATGAGGTGATTGTAtatgaagatgaaaatgacaAGCCTCCAGTTGGCATGGGGCTTAACAAACCTGCTGAAGTAACTTTGCTACTGGAAATACGATCCGCAAAACACTATGACGTGGATTCTTCTGGAGAAATGGTGGAGAGATTAAGACTCAGAACAGAGAGACAAGGAGCGCGTTTTATCTCATTTGATCCATCAAATGGAGAATGGAAATTCTTCGTTCAACACTTCAGCAGATTTGGTTTGAATGAGGAAGAAGACGAAGATATGATAACTGATGATGTGTCTCCGGAAGTTCAAGATCCAGTGGATATCAATGGAGAAGACGTTTCCGACATTGATGAAGAAACCTTCTTAGCCAATACAACTGATCTTTCACATTCTCTTCCCGCTCATCTTGGGTTAGATCCTGtaaagatgaaagaaatgagaatGCTGATGTTTCCAGCAGAAGAAGAGGATATAGATGATTATCACGATGTTCCTTTTGATAGAAAACCACAATTCAGTAAGGAATCTTCAAAATCCCCTTTGCAGCATAAATACCAGAGAGTTAGTCCACCTTTAACTCGCAAGACTCCATTGGCTTTGATTGAATACAAACATGGTAGTTTTGGCTCGGACTCAGCTGGGTCCATTTTGATGACCCAACAAAATAAGGGTGTGCTTCTAAAGACAACAAAGACTGAAGGTTTCAAGCTGGTTGTTAGGCAGCAAACACCTATAAGTGGATCCTACTCTTGTAATGTTGTTGATGCAGGATTGTTCATGGGTAGATCATTTGGAGTTGGCTGGGGGCCTAATGGTGTTCTTATTCATTCTGGCGCTCCAGTTGGTAGTAAAGACAATCAAAGTTTGTCTTCAATAATCAATTTGGAGAAGGTTGCATTTGACCAAGTAGCTagagatgaaaataaaaagtttaGGGAGGAACTTGTTGATTTGTGTTTTGATTCAGCCCTCCATCTTCACAAGGAAATTAGTCATGAAACCAAAGAGTTCGGGGAGGGACCCTTTGCGTTAAAGCTTCAAAGACTTGTGTGTGATCGTCAAATGCTTTCAGATGTATGTCGGAGTTATATTGGTGTCATTGAGAGGCAATTGGAGGTTCCTGACTTATCGCCAGCATCCCGTATTTTTCTGATGCACCAAGCAATGATTTGGGAATTAATAAAAGTGCTTTTCTCGTCTAGACAATTGAGTGGGAAATTAAAGTCTCTtgaagatgaggatgaggaagatATGATACCTGATGCGAGAGAAACTGCTTCAGATGTTGATCCAGAGGCACTTCCATTGATAAGGAGAGCAGAATTCAGCTTTTGGTTGCAAGAGAGTGTTTGTCACAGGGTACAGGAAGAAGTAAGTTCTTTGAATGATTCAAGTGATCTACAACATATGTTTTTACTTCTAACTGGTCGGCAGTTGGATGCTGCTGTGGAACTGGCGGCTTCTAGGGGAGATGTGCGACTTGCAATGCTTCTTAGCCAAGCTGGTGGTTCGATGGTTGATCGTTCTGATGTTGCTAGGCAGCTTGATATTTGGAGAGTAAATGGGTTGGACTTCAATTTCGTTGAGACAGAGAGGATTAGGGTTCTTGAGTTGGTTGCTGGCAACATTCATAGAGCATTACATGATGTAGACATTGACTGGAAAAGGTTTCTGGGGTTGTTGATGTGGTATCAGCTTCCACCGGAAACTGAATTGCCTGTTGTGTTCCGCACATATCAGCGGCTTCTTAATGAAGGAAAAGCTCCATCTCCAGTTCCAGTTTATATTGATGAAGGACCTATAGAACTGTCAATGAATTGGCATGCAGTGAAACATTTTGACCTCAGTTACTATCTTATGCTTCTTCATGCTAATCAAGAAATTGATTTCAGTGCTCTAAAGACGATGTTCTGTGCCTTTGCTTCAACAAACGATCCCCTTGACTACCACATGATCTGGCATCAGCGAGCTGTTTTAGAAGCCATTGGTGCTTTCAGTTCTAATGATCTTCATGTGCTAGACATTAGTTTCATTTCTCAGCTTCTATGTCTTGGTCAATGTCATTGGGCTGTCTATGTGGTGCTTCACATGCCTCACCGTGAAGATTGTCCTTATTTGCAAGCTGCTCTTATAAGGGAAATACTCTTCCAGTACTGTGAAACTTGGAGTTCTCAGGACTTGCAGCGGCAATTTATTGAGGATCTAGGTATTCCATCAGCATGGTTGAACGAGGCTTTG GCAACgtattttaattattactttGAATTCCCCAAAGCCCTAGAACACTTTTTGGAGTGCGGAAAGTGGCAGAAAGCGCACACTATTTTTATGACTTCAGTTGCTCATTCTCTTTTTCTATCAG AGGAACACTCAGAAATATGGAGGCTAACAGCTTCCATGGAGGATCACAAGTCAGAAATTGAAGATTGGGATCTGGGAGCtggaatatatatatctttttatttgttgAGAAGTTCTTTGCAGGAGGACAATGACGCTATGAATCAAGTA GACACTCTAGAAAACAAAGACAATGCTTGTGCAGACTTCATCCGTTGGTTAAACAACTCTTTGGCTGTTTGGACTAGCAGATTGCCTGTCAAAGCGAG GAAAGAATGGAATTGA
- the LOC129894062 gene encoding nuclear pore complex protein NUP96 isoform X1 — protein sequence MEVDLGAPEQLIVSQSQCKRRKISALDPILGENEAALPTLRSPDYFTDPCLSELAIRELMSSGYCSKVENFTVGRFGYGFVKFSGETDVRGLDLDRIVKFSRHEVIVYEDENDKPPVGMGLNKPAEVTLLLEIRSAKHYDVDSSGEMVERLRLRTERQGARFISFDPSNGEWKFFVQHFSRFGLNEEEDEDMITDDVSPEVQDPVDINGEDVSDIDEETFLANTTDLSHSLPAHLGLDPVKMKEMRMLMFPAEEEDIDDYHDVPFDRKPQFSKESSKSPLQHKYQRVSPPLTRKTPLALIEYKHGSFGSDSAGSILMTQQNKGVLLKTTKTEGFKLVVRQQTPISGSYSCNVVDAGLFMGRSFGVGWGPNGVLIHSGAPVGSKDNQSLSSIINLEKVAFDQVARDENKKFREELVDLCFDSALHLHKEISHETKEFGEGPFALKLQRLVCDRQMLSDVCRSYIGVIERQLEVPDLSPASRIFLMHQAMIWELIKVLFSSRQLSGKLKSLEDEDEEDMIPDARETASDVDPEALPLIRRAEFSFWLQESVCHRVQEEVSSLNDSSDLQHMFLLLTGRQLDAAVELAASRGDVRLAMLLSQAGGSMVDRSDVARQLDIWRVNGLDFNFVETERIRVLELVAGNIHRALHDVDIDWKRFLGLLMWYQLPPETELPVVFRTYQRLLNEGKAPSPVPVYIDEGPIELSMNWHAVKHFDLSYYLMLLHANQEIDFSALKTMFCAFASTNDPLDYHMIWHQRAVLEAIGAFSSNDLHVLDISFISQLLCLGQCHWAVYVVLHMPHREDCPYLQAALIREILFQYCETWSSQDLQRQFIEDLGIPSAWLNEALATYFNYYFEFPKALEHFLECGKWQKAHTIFMTSVAHSLFLSEEHSEIWRLTASMEDHKSEIEDWDLGAGIYISFYLLRSSLQEDNDAMNQVDTLENKDNACADFIRWLNNSLAVWTSRLPVKARVVYSKMAEEICNLLLSDSGGSSSNEVQLSCYDTIFKAPIPEDTRAYHLQDAVSLFTSYLSEVLS from the exons ATGGAGGTTGATTTAGGGGCTCCTGAACAACTTATTGTTTCTCAATCTCAatgtaaaagaagaaaaatttcTGCTTTAGATCCGATTTTGGGCGAGAATGAAGCTGCTTTACCTACCTTGCGATCTCCTGATTATTTTACTGACCCATGCTTGAGTGAATTGGCTATTCGGGAGCTTATGAGCTCAGGGTATTGCAgcaaagttgaaaattttactGTTGGGAGGTTTGGTTATGGGTTTGTCAAATTTTCTGGGGAAACAGATGTTAGGGGGTTGGATTTGgatcgaattgtcaagtttagCAGACATGAGGTGATTGTAtatgaagatgaaaatgacaAGCCTCCAGTTGGCATGGGGCTTAACAAACCTGCTGAAGTAACTTTGCTACTGGAAATACGATCCGCAAAACACTATGACGTGGATTCTTCTGGAGAAATGGTGGAGAGATTAAGACTCAGAACAGAGAGACAAGGAGCGCGTTTTATCTCATTTGATCCATCAAATGGAGAATGGAAATTCTTCGTTCAACACTTCAGCAGATTTGGTTTGAATGAGGAAGAAGACGAAGATATGATAACTGATGATGTGTCTCCGGAAGTTCAAGATCCAGTGGATATCAATGGAGAAGACGTTTCCGACATTGATGAAGAAACCTTCTTAGCCAATACAACTGATCTTTCACATTCTCTTCCCGCTCATCTTGGGTTAGATCCTGtaaagatgaaagaaatgagaatGCTGATGTTTCCAGCAGAAGAAGAGGATATAGATGATTATCACGATGTTCCTTTTGATAGAAAACCACAATTCAGTAAGGAATCTTCAAAATCCCCTTTGCAGCATAAATACCAGAGAGTTAGTCCACCTTTAACTCGCAAGACTCCATTGGCTTTGATTGAATACAAACATGGTAGTTTTGGCTCGGACTCAGCTGGGTCCATTTTGATGACCCAACAAAATAAGGGTGTGCTTCTAAAGACAACAAAGACTGAAGGTTTCAAGCTGGTTGTTAGGCAGCAAACACCTATAAGTGGATCCTACTCTTGTAATGTTGTTGATGCAGGATTGTTCATGGGTAGATCATTTGGAGTTGGCTGGGGGCCTAATGGTGTTCTTATTCATTCTGGCGCTCCAGTTGGTAGTAAAGACAATCAAAGTTTGTCTTCAATAATCAATTTGGAGAAGGTTGCATTTGACCAAGTAGCTagagatgaaaataaaaagtttaGGGAGGAACTTGTTGATTTGTGTTTTGATTCAGCCCTCCATCTTCACAAGGAAATTAGTCATGAAACCAAAGAGTTCGGGGAGGGACCCTTTGCGTTAAAGCTTCAAAGACTTGTGTGTGATCGTCAAATGCTTTCAGATGTATGTCGGAGTTATATTGGTGTCATTGAGAGGCAATTGGAGGTTCCTGACTTATCGCCAGCATCCCGTATTTTTCTGATGCACCAAGCAATGATTTGGGAATTAATAAAAGTGCTTTTCTCGTCTAGACAATTGAGTGGGAAATTAAAGTCTCTtgaagatgaggatgaggaagatATGATACCTGATGCGAGAGAAACTGCTTCAGATGTTGATCCAGAGGCACTTCCATTGATAAGGAGAGCAGAATTCAGCTTTTGGTTGCAAGAGAGTGTTTGTCACAGGGTACAGGAAGAAGTAAGTTCTTTGAATGATTCAAGTGATCTACAACATATGTTTTTACTTCTAACTGGTCGGCAGTTGGATGCTGCTGTGGAACTGGCGGCTTCTAGGGGAGATGTGCGACTTGCAATGCTTCTTAGCCAAGCTGGTGGTTCGATGGTTGATCGTTCTGATGTTGCTAGGCAGCTTGATATTTGGAGAGTAAATGGGTTGGACTTCAATTTCGTTGAGACAGAGAGGATTAGGGTTCTTGAGTTGGTTGCTGGCAACATTCATAGAGCATTACATGATGTAGACATTGACTGGAAAAGGTTTCTGGGGTTGTTGATGTGGTATCAGCTTCCACCGGAAACTGAATTGCCTGTTGTGTTCCGCACATATCAGCGGCTTCTTAATGAAGGAAAAGCTCCATCTCCAGTTCCAGTTTATATTGATGAAGGACCTATAGAACTGTCAATGAATTGGCATGCAGTGAAACATTTTGACCTCAGTTACTATCTTATGCTTCTTCATGCTAATCAAGAAATTGATTTCAGTGCTCTAAAGACGATGTTCTGTGCCTTTGCTTCAACAAACGATCCCCTTGACTACCACATGATCTGGCATCAGCGAGCTGTTTTAGAAGCCATTGGTGCTTTCAGTTCTAATGATCTTCATGTGCTAGACATTAGTTTCATTTCTCAGCTTCTATGTCTTGGTCAATGTCATTGGGCTGTCTATGTGGTGCTTCACATGCCTCACCGTGAAGATTGTCCTTATTTGCAAGCTGCTCTTATAAGGGAAATACTCTTCCAGTACTGTGAAACTTGGAGTTCTCAGGACTTGCAGCGGCAATTTATTGAGGATCTAGGTATTCCATCAGCATGGTTGAACGAGGCTTTG GCAACgtattttaattattactttGAATTCCCCAAAGCCCTAGAACACTTTTTGGAGTGCGGAAAGTGGCAGAAAGCGCACACTATTTTTATGACTTCAGTTGCTCATTCTCTTTTTCTATCAG AGGAACACTCAGAAATATGGAGGCTAACAGCTTCCATGGAGGATCACAAGTCAGAAATTGAAGATTGGGATCTGGGAGCtggaatatatatatctttttatttgttgAGAAGTTCTTTGCAGGAGGACAATGACGCTATGAATCAAGTA GACACTCTAGAAAACAAAGACAATGCTTGTGCAGACTTCATCCGTTGGTTAAACAACTCTTTGGCTGTTTGGACTAGCAGATTGCCTGTCAAAGCGAG GGTAGTTTATTCGAAGATGGCTGAGGAGATATGCAATTTGTTGCTTTCTGATAGCGGTGGAAGTTCATCAAATGAGGTTCAGCTAAGCTGCTACGATACCATATTCAAGGCACCCATACCTGAAGATACTCGTGCATACCATTTGCAGGATGCTGTGTCTCTTTTTACATCTTACCTTTCCGAGGTGCTGTCATAG
- the LOC129894062 gene encoding nuclear pore complex protein NUP96 isoform X2 translates to MEVDLGAPEQLIVSQSQCKRRKISALDPILGENEAALPTLRSPDYFTDPCLSELAIRELMSSGYCSKVENFTVGRFGYGFVKFSGETDVRGLDLDRIVKFSRHEVIVYEDENDKPPVGMGLNKPAEVTLLLEIRSAKHYDVDSSGEMVERLRLRTERQGARFISFDPSNGEWKFFVQHFSRFGLNEEEDEDMITDDVSPEVQDPVDINGEDVSDIDEETFLANTTDLSHSLPAHLGLDPVKMKEMRMLMFPAEEEDIDDYHDVPFDRKPQFSKESSKSPLQHKYQRVSPPLTRKTPLALIEYKHGSFGSDSAGSILMTQQNKGVLLKTTKTEGFKLVVRQQTPISGSYSCNVVDAGLFMGRSFGVGWGPNGVLIHSGAPVGSKDNQSLSSIINLEKVAFDQVARDENKKFREELVDLCFDSALHLHKEISHETKEFGEGPFALKLQRLVCDRQMLSDVCRSYIGVIERQLEVPDLSPASRIFLMHQAMIWELIKVLFSSRQLSGKLKSLEDEDEEDMIPDARETASDVDPEALPLIRRAEFSFWLQESVCHRVQEEVSSLNDSSDLQHMFLLLTGRQLDAAVELAASRGDVRLAMLLSQAGGSMVDRSDVARQLDIWRVNGLDFNFVETERIRVLELVAGNIHRALHDVDIDWKRFLGLLMWYQLPPETELPVVFRTYQRLLNEGKAPSPVPVYIDEGPIELSMNWHAVKHFDLSYYLMLLHANQEIDFSALKTMFCAFASTNDPLDYHMIWHQRAVLEAIGAFSSNDLHVLDISFISQLLCLGQCHWAVYVVLHMPHREDCPYLQAALIREILFQYCETWSSQDLQRQFIEDLGIPSAWLNEALATYFNYYFEFPKALEHFLECGKWQKAHTIFMTSVAHSLFLSEEHSEIWRLTASMEDHKSEIEDWDLGAGIYISFYLLRSSLQEDNDAMNQDTLENKDNACADFIRWLNNSLAVWTSRLPVKARVVYSKMAEEICNLLLSDSGGSSSNEVQLSCYDTIFKAPIPEDTRAYHLQDAVSLFTSYLSEVLS, encoded by the exons ATGGAGGTTGATTTAGGGGCTCCTGAACAACTTATTGTTTCTCAATCTCAatgtaaaagaagaaaaatttcTGCTTTAGATCCGATTTTGGGCGAGAATGAAGCTGCTTTACCTACCTTGCGATCTCCTGATTATTTTACTGACCCATGCTTGAGTGAATTGGCTATTCGGGAGCTTATGAGCTCAGGGTATTGCAgcaaagttgaaaattttactGTTGGGAGGTTTGGTTATGGGTTTGTCAAATTTTCTGGGGAAACAGATGTTAGGGGGTTGGATTTGgatcgaattgtcaagtttagCAGACATGAGGTGATTGTAtatgaagatgaaaatgacaAGCCTCCAGTTGGCATGGGGCTTAACAAACCTGCTGAAGTAACTTTGCTACTGGAAATACGATCCGCAAAACACTATGACGTGGATTCTTCTGGAGAAATGGTGGAGAGATTAAGACTCAGAACAGAGAGACAAGGAGCGCGTTTTATCTCATTTGATCCATCAAATGGAGAATGGAAATTCTTCGTTCAACACTTCAGCAGATTTGGTTTGAATGAGGAAGAAGACGAAGATATGATAACTGATGATGTGTCTCCGGAAGTTCAAGATCCAGTGGATATCAATGGAGAAGACGTTTCCGACATTGATGAAGAAACCTTCTTAGCCAATACAACTGATCTTTCACATTCTCTTCCCGCTCATCTTGGGTTAGATCCTGtaaagatgaaagaaatgagaatGCTGATGTTTCCAGCAGAAGAAGAGGATATAGATGATTATCACGATGTTCCTTTTGATAGAAAACCACAATTCAGTAAGGAATCTTCAAAATCCCCTTTGCAGCATAAATACCAGAGAGTTAGTCCACCTTTAACTCGCAAGACTCCATTGGCTTTGATTGAATACAAACATGGTAGTTTTGGCTCGGACTCAGCTGGGTCCATTTTGATGACCCAACAAAATAAGGGTGTGCTTCTAAAGACAACAAAGACTGAAGGTTTCAAGCTGGTTGTTAGGCAGCAAACACCTATAAGTGGATCCTACTCTTGTAATGTTGTTGATGCAGGATTGTTCATGGGTAGATCATTTGGAGTTGGCTGGGGGCCTAATGGTGTTCTTATTCATTCTGGCGCTCCAGTTGGTAGTAAAGACAATCAAAGTTTGTCTTCAATAATCAATTTGGAGAAGGTTGCATTTGACCAAGTAGCTagagatgaaaataaaaagtttaGGGAGGAACTTGTTGATTTGTGTTTTGATTCAGCCCTCCATCTTCACAAGGAAATTAGTCATGAAACCAAAGAGTTCGGGGAGGGACCCTTTGCGTTAAAGCTTCAAAGACTTGTGTGTGATCGTCAAATGCTTTCAGATGTATGTCGGAGTTATATTGGTGTCATTGAGAGGCAATTGGAGGTTCCTGACTTATCGCCAGCATCCCGTATTTTTCTGATGCACCAAGCAATGATTTGGGAATTAATAAAAGTGCTTTTCTCGTCTAGACAATTGAGTGGGAAATTAAAGTCTCTtgaagatgaggatgaggaagatATGATACCTGATGCGAGAGAAACTGCTTCAGATGTTGATCCAGAGGCACTTCCATTGATAAGGAGAGCAGAATTCAGCTTTTGGTTGCAAGAGAGTGTTTGTCACAGGGTACAGGAAGAAGTAAGTTCTTTGAATGATTCAAGTGATCTACAACATATGTTTTTACTTCTAACTGGTCGGCAGTTGGATGCTGCTGTGGAACTGGCGGCTTCTAGGGGAGATGTGCGACTTGCAATGCTTCTTAGCCAAGCTGGTGGTTCGATGGTTGATCGTTCTGATGTTGCTAGGCAGCTTGATATTTGGAGAGTAAATGGGTTGGACTTCAATTTCGTTGAGACAGAGAGGATTAGGGTTCTTGAGTTGGTTGCTGGCAACATTCATAGAGCATTACATGATGTAGACATTGACTGGAAAAGGTTTCTGGGGTTGTTGATGTGGTATCAGCTTCCACCGGAAACTGAATTGCCTGTTGTGTTCCGCACATATCAGCGGCTTCTTAATGAAGGAAAAGCTCCATCTCCAGTTCCAGTTTATATTGATGAAGGACCTATAGAACTGTCAATGAATTGGCATGCAGTGAAACATTTTGACCTCAGTTACTATCTTATGCTTCTTCATGCTAATCAAGAAATTGATTTCAGTGCTCTAAAGACGATGTTCTGTGCCTTTGCTTCAACAAACGATCCCCTTGACTACCACATGATCTGGCATCAGCGAGCTGTTTTAGAAGCCATTGGTGCTTTCAGTTCTAATGATCTTCATGTGCTAGACATTAGTTTCATTTCTCAGCTTCTATGTCTTGGTCAATGTCATTGGGCTGTCTATGTGGTGCTTCACATGCCTCACCGTGAAGATTGTCCTTATTTGCAAGCTGCTCTTATAAGGGAAATACTCTTCCAGTACTGTGAAACTTGGAGTTCTCAGGACTTGCAGCGGCAATTTATTGAGGATCTAGGTATTCCATCAGCATGGTTGAACGAGGCTTTG GCAACgtattttaattattactttGAATTCCCCAAAGCCCTAGAACACTTTTTGGAGTGCGGAAAGTGGCAGAAAGCGCACACTATTTTTATGACTTCAGTTGCTCATTCTCTTTTTCTATCAG AGGAACACTCAGAAATATGGAGGCTAACAGCTTCCATGGAGGATCACAAGTCAGAAATTGAAGATTGGGATCTGGGAGCtggaatatatatatctttttatttgttgAGAAGTTCTTTGCAGGAGGACAATGACGCTATGAATCAA GACACTCTAGAAAACAAAGACAATGCTTGTGCAGACTTCATCCGTTGGTTAAACAACTCTTTGGCTGTTTGGACTAGCAGATTGCCTGTCAAAGCGAG GGTAGTTTATTCGAAGATGGCTGAGGAGATATGCAATTTGTTGCTTTCTGATAGCGGTGGAAGTTCATCAAATGAGGTTCAGCTAAGCTGCTACGATACCATATTCAAGGCACCCATACCTGAAGATACTCGTGCATACCATTTGCAGGATGCTGTGTCTCTTTTTACATCTTACCTTTCCGAGGTGCTGTCATAG
- the LOC129896287 gene encoding uncharacterized protein LOC129896287 isoform X1, translating to MPRTSSKKGLTGSAASTNPAADLFRSASSKAASKELERIDQLFYTYATASSGMIDPEGIEFLCSDLEVEHTDVRILMLAWKMQSEKQGYFSLNEWRKGLKALRADTVQKLKKALPELEKEVRRPSNFVDFYSYAFQYCLTVFFFLHSFLEEKQKSIDIESICLLLDLVLGSQFRPQVDGLIQYLRTQIDYKVINMDQWMGFFRFVNEISFPDLNNYDSTLAWPLILDNFVESMRAKQG from the exons ATGCCTCGTACCTCTTCCAAGAAGGGTTTAACTGGTTCTGCAGCCTCCACCAATCCTGCCGCAGATTTGTTTCGTTCTG CTTCAAGTAAAGCAGCAAGTAAGGAACTGGAACGTATCGATcaattattttatacatatgCCACTGCTTCGTCTGGTATGATTGA CCCTGAAGGAATTGAGTTTCTTTGTTCTGATTTGGAAGTCGAACATACTGACGTCAGGATATTGATGCTTGCATG GAAAATGCAGTCTGAAAAACAAGGATACTTTTCCCTG AATGAGTGGCGGAAGGGCCTCAAAGCATTAAGAGCTGACACAGTACAGAAATTGAAGAAAGCACTTCCAGAACTTGAGAAGGAG GTTAGAAGGCCATCAAATTTTGTGGATTTTTACTCCTATGCATTTCAGTACTGCTTGACAG ttttcttttttcttcactcttTCCTAGAGGAGAAGCAGAAGAGCATAGACATTGAGAGCATTTGTCTCCTGCTGGATCTCGTTTTAGGGTCTCAATTTCGACCCCAAGTTGATGGTCTTATTCAGTATTTGAGG ACGCAGATTGATTACAAGGTTATAAACATGGATCAGTGGATGGGATTTTTTAGGTTTGTTAACGAG ATAAGTTTTCCAGACTTGAACAATTATGACTCGACCCTTGCTTGGCCACTGATCCTGGATAATTTTGTCGAGTCAATGAGAGCGAAGCAAGGCTAA
- the LOC129896287 gene encoding uncharacterized protein LOC129896287 isoform X2 produces MPRTSSKKGLTGSAASTNPAADLFRSASSKAASKELERIDQLFYTYATASSGMIDPEGIEFLCSDLEVEHTDVRILMLAWKMQSEKQGYFSLNEWRKGLKALRADTVQKLKKALPELEKEVRRPSNFVDFYSYAFQYCLTEEKQKSIDIESICLLLDLVLGSQFRPQVDGLIQYLRTQIDYKVINMDQWMGFFRFVNEISFPDLNNYDSTLAWPLILDNFVESMRAKQG; encoded by the exons ATGCCTCGTACCTCTTCCAAGAAGGGTTTAACTGGTTCTGCAGCCTCCACCAATCCTGCCGCAGATTTGTTTCGTTCTG CTTCAAGTAAAGCAGCAAGTAAGGAACTGGAACGTATCGATcaattattttatacatatgCCACTGCTTCGTCTGGTATGATTGA CCCTGAAGGAATTGAGTTTCTTTGTTCTGATTTGGAAGTCGAACATACTGACGTCAGGATATTGATGCTTGCATG GAAAATGCAGTCTGAAAAACAAGGATACTTTTCCCTG AATGAGTGGCGGAAGGGCCTCAAAGCATTAAGAGCTGACACAGTACAGAAATTGAAGAAAGCACTTCCAGAACTTGAGAAGGAG GTTAGAAGGCCATCAAATTTTGTGGATTTTTACTCCTATGCATTTCAGTACTGCTTGACAG AGGAGAAGCAGAAGAGCATAGACATTGAGAGCATTTGTCTCCTGCTGGATCTCGTTTTAGGGTCTCAATTTCGACCCCAAGTTGATGGTCTTATTCAGTATTTGAGG ACGCAGATTGATTACAAGGTTATAAACATGGATCAGTGGATGGGATTTTTTAGGTTTGTTAACGAG ATAAGTTTTCCAGACTTGAACAATTATGACTCGACCCTTGCTTGGCCACTGATCCTGGATAATTTTGTCGAGTCAATGAGAGCGAAGCAAGGCTAA